In the genome of Brockia lithotrophica, the window CGTACCCTCCGTTTTTCCGCCCGCGCCGGGGTGGAAAAAAGTCGTCCGCCCGTACTGGGCCTTTGCCGGTATGTCCGGGCCGCTCCCTCCCATCCTAAGGAGCGGAAAATCCGCAGAAAGGGAGGTGTGGCCGCGATCGCCCAAACTCCGGACGGTCCGGCCGAAACCGATGGCGCCGATTTCGGGAACGATCAACCTCCGCCAAGCCCTCGAAGCGAAGCTGAGCGGTGCGACGCACGAGGAACTCCGAGAGACGATCGAAGATGCCATCCAAAGCCGCGAAGAAATGATCCTCCCGGGGCTCGGCTACCTCTTCGAGATCCTCTGGAAACACGTAGACGAGGCCGAGCGTTCGCGCATTCTCGACGTCCTCGCCCGTCACTTCTCCTAGCACGGGGAGGAGTTCAGGCGATCGTCTGGTCGCGACCGCGAGAAGGAGCGCCTCCCTCGGGGAGATCGTCCTCTCCTCCCGGGGCAAACCCCAAGGCTACGATGGCCTCGCGCACGGGTGGTAGGGCCGTGTAGTTAGCGATGAGGAAGAGCTCGACGTCCGGGCGGGGATTTTCGGGATCCTTCATGAGGGGGTATGGAAACTCGAGGAGACGGGCAACCGCCGTGCGCGGATCCGCCTCTACGAAGAGTCGGTCCGCGGCAACCCCTGCCTCCCGAAGCACCCGGCCGAGGTCTTCGCGCCGCGTTCCCGTGACCGCAATCGCCTCTACGTCCAAGCAGGCGAGTGCGGAGAGGCCCGCATCGTCGATCCAGCTCGTATCTTCGCCGTCGGCCGGTGCGTTGTTTACCGCCAAAAGGAAGCGCTTGGCTCCTTTTCGCCGGAGAAACTCGGACAAGGTGACGCGCATTCCCGCCGCATTTTTGGCCAGGTTGAGCGTCGCCCGAACGCCCGAAGCGCGGAATACCTCCATCCGACCCCGAGGAAGGCGGAACCGTGCGAGAGCCCGGGCAAAGGCTTCGGGAGAAACTCCCAGGGAGGAGGCAGCACTCCAGGCGGCGAGAACCGTATAGGCGTTGTAGATGCCCGAAAGCGGCACGGCAAACGTTTGGCCGGAAACCTCGAGGAGAAATCCCCGGGTAAAGAAATCCGGAGGGACGATCCTCCCCTCCCGCACGTCCGCCTCCGGACGGCGAAATCCGCACACCGGACAGCGGTAGCGACCTAGGTTGGGGCCCAAAGCTTCGGGAAGGCGCACGGCATATACGAGGGAGGCACCGCAATAGGGACAAGCCTCCGAGGTCTCCTCTTCGGTCTTCTCCTCGTCACGCACCCCGTCCGGCGAGAGTCCAAAGTACGATGGAGCTCTTGCCCCCTGAGCGGCGTACACAGCGAGGGGCTGGTCGGCGTTGGCGAAGACGACCAGGCGCCCTCCCGAGCTTTGGTCGAGTTCTGTCAACGCGTTCCGCAGGCGTTCGGAAAGCTCGCGCGGAGACCCGTAGCGGTCGATCTGGTCGGGGTAGAGGTTGAGGAGGACGAAGAAGTCCGGCACGAGTTCGTGGACGAGCGCGGGAAGGCTACCCTCGTCCACCTCGAAGACGGCGTAAGCCCCCCGAAGCAACCGCCCGGAAGGATCCGCCGCGTTCACGAAGGCCGTTGCGAGACCCGAGGGCATGTTGGCCCCCTTGTCGTTTGTGACCACCGGAATTCCGCTCTCGCGTAGGGAGCTGGCGACGAGAGCGGTGGTCGTCGTCTTGCCGTTTGTCCCCGTGAGAAAGACGACGTGCGTCACCCGGTCCGCCCAATGGGACAACCCCCGAGGGCAAAGTTTCAAAAAGACGTACCCGGGCAGGCTCGAACCGCCTTCCGGCCGCAGGCGCAGGAGGAATCTCACGAACCGGGCCGCGCAAAAGGCTGCCCGACACAGAAGGTCGCCCATCCACCCGGAGAACCTTGCGCTTCGGCTGTGTTCCATGGGCTTCCCCGTCCCCGCGATAAAGTCGTGGTACCCCTCGTCCCCACTTCCATCTTACCCGGAACGTCGGCCTTTTCCTCGTGCGTTCTGCCGAAATTCTTCCCGAACCCTGTGCGCGGTAGAGCCGTGAAACGAACGGGAACCGATCCCCGGAGAGAACGGAGACGGCACATGGCCCGCCCCTGCAGAAGGGGGGTACCCTCCGCCGAGCGAGGGGCCAGCATACGAACGGGTACATCTTACGTCAAATTGCACCTTCCCACAAAGCGTTGCGGGGCAGTCCCGTGGACTGCCCCCGCAGAAAAGTCCCCCGTTTTCCGAGTCCCTGGAAAGAGACGCTCTTCAGGCGAGAGCCGTCTTGGCCTTTTCCACAAGCGCGAGAAACGCCTGAGGATCGCGGACGGCGAGGTCCGCAAGCATCTTTCGGTTGACCGCAACCCCCGCCTGCTTCAAGCCGTAGATGAAGCGGTTGTACGTGAGGCCGTGTTCCCGTACGGCCGCGTTGATCCGGACGATCCACAGGCGGCGGAAGTCGCGCTTCCGCTGACGCCGATCGCGGTACGCATACACGAGGGACTTCATGACCTGCTGCTTTGCAACGCGGTACAGCGCGTGCTTGGAGCCTCGGTATCCCTTGGCGAGCTTGAGAATCTTCTTGTGCCGACGGCGTGTGACCGTTCCGCCCTTGACGCGCATCGCTTCTCACCCTTTCTCGAGACAACCCGTTCTCCGCGTAAACGTATGCGTACCTTCTGCCCGAACCAGCGTGGGAAACCGCAAGCCCTGCGAGACGACGACGGAGCCGTGAAAGATCCTCACTTGAGGTACGGTGCGGCACGCAAGATCCGCTTTGCCTGAGTCTTTCCGAACACCGCCTTGCGGCGCAAGCGGCGGAGGCGCTTCCGGGACTTGTGCTCGTTCAGGTGCGAACGATTGTTGCGCCAGTGAACGATCTTGCCGCTCCCCGTCCGCTTGAAACGCTTCATCGCCCCGCGGTGGGATTTCATCTTGGGCATCTTCGAACCGACCCCCTGTCTCGAACGAAATCGTGTGCACCGACGTCCGCGTAACCGAATCCCTCTTTCCCGCGCAGAGGCTCACACGTGAGGTTCTTCTTCCCGAACCTGGGTCTCCCTCGCCGGCGAAGCCGCAGGGCGGGCCTGCCGCGGGGCGAGGATCATGATGAGCTGCCTGCCTTCCATGAGCGGCTTCCGCTCGACGGTGGCGAGATCGGCGACCGCTTCGGCGATGCGCTGCATGACCTCTTGCCCCAAGTCCGCATGCGTAATTTGCCGCCCGCGGAAACGAAGCGTACACTTCACCTTGTCCCCATCTTCGAGAAAGGAGCGGATGTGGCGAAGCTTCGTCTGAAAGTCGTGCTCGTCGATCGTGGGGCTGAAGCGGACTTCTTTGATTTCTACGGTTTTTTGCTTCTTCCGAGACTCCCGCTCCTTCTTGCTCTGTTCGAAGCGGTACTTCCCGTAATCCATGATGCGGCATACGGGCGGCGTCGCCTGCGGGGCCACGTTCACCAGGTCGAGGTTTGCCTCACGGGCGATGCGAAGGGCCTCCCGCAGAGGGACGATGCCGATTTGTTGGCCGTCGGGGCCGATGAGACGCACCTCTCGCGCACGAATTGCCTCGTTTACCTGTACTTCGTCGCGATACCGGCTGCTAATGGACCGCACCTCGCTTTGCAAGGTCGAAATTTACACAAAGGGCATAAGAAAAGCGCGGCATCCGCCGCGCACCCTGTATCGAACTCCCGGGGCCTCGGCATACCAAACCGAACGCCTATTTTGCCCACGGGATACGATCTGGGATTCTGCAACCTCTGGCCCACGGGGCGCGAGGTGAGAAGCGCGCGGCTTCTGCTTTTCTGAACTACCGCGAACATACCACACGGGGCCAGGCGATGTCAAGGGCGAAGGGCGTACATCCTCCGCGGGCTTCGCGTACTTTCGCCCAAGCCCTTGGTGAAAGCGCTGCGTCCCAAATATACCAAAAACACTAAACGACTAATGTTTAGAGACAATATATTATTCAAAAAATCCCCCTTTCGGGGGATCTACTACCTAATTTACATCCACGGTTTGTTTTTCGTTATTTTTACTACTTATTATTGCTAGAATTCCTCCAATCAAAAGCGAAGGAAAAGCTACGACATATCCCCAAGAAATTGAAACCAACCCTCCTAAAGATGCTACAATCATTAGTATTCCTGATATCTTTGGTTTGTTTAGCGAAAAAGCTCCTCCTACTATCCCTAAAAGACTAAAAAGTATGGAAAATATTCCCTGAACTACAACAGGACTTGTACCTGTTTCAGAAAATGCTGCGTCAACAGCTCCTACGAACAGTGCAAACAAAGCTCCACCAAGTCCGGCTATTCCTCCTACTATACCTAAAATCAAAGATGCGACTCTCACAATCTTTTCCTCCTTAAAACAAATTTAATGCAAACACGTAGGGATAAACAACTTATATGGAAAATCAGTTTAGATGAACGATCGCTTGACCTTGCTTAAGCAAATCAGGTTTGATGATAAACTCTAAACCCTTGGCCTCCTTGGGAACTTCAAAAACGATTTCTCCGCGAAGTTTCTTGCCCGGAGCTACCTCACCGTTGAGAGAGGCCTTATCTGTGGTCACGATGGTCTGTTTGTACCGGTTTCCTTCTGCATCCCTCAAGTCAAACATCATGAGAGACGACACGGGCTCCGGCTTCTCCCCGACGTTCTCTACCGTAACGTCTACGGCCAAAAAGGTGTTTCCGGGTTTCGGGGTCACGAACTCGGCTTTCACCTCGCGCGTTCCGTTTACGACGAAGACGAAGTTGTCCATTTTGATTTGGTCGCCTACGCGAAATTCGGGGTACGCGGCCTTCTCCTTCCCAGAAGTTTCTTGGGCGGGGGGTTTTTCGCCTTCTGCCGCCTTAGTTGCCTCCGAGCCTTTTTCCCCCACCTTCTCGGGCGTTACGCTTCCTCCGCAACCCGCGACAAAGACGCCGACAACCAGAG includes:
- a CDS encoding DUF4064 domain-containing protein, which produces MRVASLILGIVGGIAGLGGALFALFVGAVDAAFSETGTSPVVVQGIFSILFSLLGIVGGAFSLNKPKISGILMIVASLGGLVSISWGYVVAFPSLLIGGILAIISSKNNEKQTVDVN
- the rplT gene encoding 50S ribosomal protein L20 — its product is MRVKGGTVTRRRHKKILKLAKGYRGSKHALYRVAKQQVMKSLVYAYRDRRQRKRDFRRLWIVRINAAVREHGLTYNRFIYGLKQAGVAVNRKMLADLAVRDPQAFLALVEKAKTALA
- the infC gene encoding translation initiation factor IF-3 — its product is MRSISSRYRDEVQVNEAIRAREVRLIGPDGQQIGIVPLREALRIAREANLDLVNVAPQATPPVCRIMDYGKYRFEQSKKERESRKKQKTVEIKEVRFSPTIDEHDFQTKLRHIRSFLEDGDKVKCTLRFRGRQITHADLGQEVMQRIAEAVADLATVERKPLMEGRQLIMILAPRQARPAASPARETQVREEEPHV
- the sspI gene encoding small acid-soluble spore protein SspI, which gives rise to MWPRSPKLRTVRPKPMAPISGTINLRQALEAKLSGATHEELRETIEDAIQSREEMILPGLGYLFEILWKHVDEAERSRILDVLARHFS
- the rpmI gene encoding 50S ribosomal protein L35 → MPKMKSHRGAMKRFKRTGSGKIVHWRNNRSHLNEHKSRKRLRRLRRKAVFGKTQAKRILRAAPYLK
- a CDS encoding MurT ligase domain-containing protein; translation: MRFLLRLRPEGGSSLPGYVFLKLCPRGLSHWADRVTHVVFLTGTNGKTTTTALVASSLRESGIPVVTNDKGANMPSGLATAFVNAADPSGRLLRGAYAVFEVDEGSLPALVHELVPDFFVLLNLYPDQIDRYGSPRELSERLRNALTELDQSSGGRLVVFANADQPLAVYAAQGARAPSYFGLSPDGVRDEEKTEEETSEACPYCGASLVYAVRLPEALGPNLGRYRCPVCGFRRPEADVREGRIVPPDFFTRGFLLEVSGQTFAVPLSGIYNAYTVLAAWSAASSLGVSPEAFARALARFRLPRGRMEVFRASGVRATLNLAKNAAGMRVTLSEFLRRKGAKRFLLAVNNAPADGEDTSWIDDAGLSALACLDVEAIAVTGTRREDLGRVLREAGVAADRLFVEADPRTAVARLLEFPYPLMKDPENPRPDVELFLIANYTALPPVREAIVALGFAPGGEDDLPEGGAPSRGRDQTIA
- a CDS encoding DUF4352 domain-containing protein, whose amino-acid sequence is MRLHRIVSMVVLALVVGVFVAGCGGSVTPEKVGEKGSEATKAAEGEKPPAQETSGKEKAAYPEFRVGDQIKMDNFVFVVNGTREVKAEFVTPKPGNTFLAVDVTVENVGEKPEPVSSLMMFDLRDAEGNRYKQTIVTTDKASLNGEVAPGKKLRGEIVFEVPKEAKGLEFIIKPDLLKQGQAIVHLN